The Kribbella sp. NBC_00662 nucleotide sequence CGGCCGCGTTGGAGTCTGCCCGCGGTCTGATCCGCAGCGAGGTCGGCAAGGCGCTCGGGTTGCGTCACGCCCCGAGCGTGGCGTTCTTCCTGGACGCCGTACCGGAGAACGCCGGCCAGATCGAGGAGCTGCTGGAGAAGGCGCGGATGGCCGACGCCGAGGTGGCCAAGGCCGCCGCGGGTGCCAAGCCGGCCGGCGAGGCGGATCCGTACAAGCGCAAGGACGAAGACGACGAGGACGACGAGGACTGAGTGGCTGACTTCACCCCGGCCTCCGACGGCATCGTCGTCGTCGACAAGCCGGGCGGGATGACCTCGCACACTGTCGTCGCCCGGGTCCGCCGGATCGCCGGGACCAGGAAGGTCGGCCACGCCGGCACCCTGGACCCGATGGCGACCGGCGTACTCGTCGTCGGCCTCAACCGGGCCACCCGGCTGCTCGGCCACCTGCAGCTGGCGGACAAGTCGTACGACGCGACGATCCGGCTCGGGGCGACCACGACGACGGACGACGCCGAGGGCGAGATCGTGGCGACGTACCCGGTCGGCGGCGTGACCGCGGAGGCGATCTCGACAGCCGTGGCCGGCTTCCGCGGGGACATCTCGCAGGTGCCGTCGAAGGTGTCCGCGATCAAGGTCGACGGCAAGCGCGCGTACGAACGCGTCCGGGCCGGCGAGGAGGTCGCGCTCAAAGCGCGTGCTGTCACGGTCTCCCGGTACGACATCCTCGACGTCCGGGTCGGCGCCGACGCGATCGACGTGGACGTGTCGGTCGACTGCTCGAGCGGCACGTACATCCGGGCGCTGGCCCGCGATCTGGGCGCCGAGCTCGGCGTCGGCGGTCACCTGACCGCCCTGCGTCGTACCCGGGTCGGCTCGTTCGACCTGTCCACGGCGCATTCGCTGGAGTCGCTGGCGGAGTCCTTCGACTGGCTGCCGATCGCGGACGTTGCCGCCGGCACCTTCCGCCGGTACGACGCGGACGACGCCGAGGCAGCCGCCATCCGCACCGGCCGCCCGTTGCCCGGCCTCAACCTCGAGCCCGGGCAGACCGCGATGTTCGACCCCACCGGCACCTTTCTGGCTCTCTACGAGCCCCACGGCCCGATCGCCAAACCGACGGCGGTTTTCGTCAGCTGATCCGCGTGGGCCGGGGTACCGGAACGCATGGGCGAGGAGGAGCTGGCGGTCGAGTTCGGCACCGTCGCGAGCTGGACGGCCGACGCCGTCGACGAGCTGGGCCCGGAGTACGCGATCGTCGCGGGATGCCGGGGGAGCGGTGACCCGGCCTTGCTCCATTGGCTGGCGCGGGCGTGCCGGATCGG carries:
- the rbfA gene encoding 30S ribosome-binding factor RbfA yields the protein MGEARAKQLADRIQVLVAELLERRVKDPRLGFVTVTDARLTGDLREASVFYTVYGDEQARASTAAALESARGLIRSEVGKALGLRHAPSVAFFLDAVPENAGQIEELLEKARMADAEVAKAAAGAKPAGEADPYKRKDEDDEDDED
- the truB gene encoding tRNA pseudouridine(55) synthase TruB codes for the protein MADFTPASDGIVVVDKPGGMTSHTVVARVRRIAGTRKVGHAGTLDPMATGVLVVGLNRATRLLGHLQLADKSYDATIRLGATTTTDDAEGEIVATYPVGGVTAEAISTAVAGFRGDISQVPSKVSAIKVDGKRAYERVRAGEEVALKARAVTVSRYDILDVRVGADAIDVDVSVDCSSGTYIRALARDLGAELGVGGHLTALRRTRVGSFDLSTAHSLESLAESFDWLPIADVAAGTFRRYDADDAEAAAIRTGRPLPGLNLEPGQTAMFDPTGTFLALYEPHGPIAKPTAVFVS